The window GCGGACCGGGAGATCATCGTCCAGGCGGCCATGGACAACCGCGAGAGCTTCCAGCTGGAGGCGCTGCCGCCGGTGGTTGAAAAAAAGGCCGAACCCGCCCCGGCCGAGGCCAAAAAGAAAAAGAAGCTCTCGCCCTGGATCATCGCCGGCGGCGCGGCCATTGTGGCCATGGCCATCGTGCTGCTGACCAGAAAAAAAACTGTAGTGCAACCCGTGCTGCAGTCGCTCTCCTTCAACAACGCCGCCTCCGTGCCCATTGACCTAATCCTGCCGACCTACATCCCGCTGCAGGTGAGCGGTGTTCCGGCCAAGATCGAGAAGATCGATTTCCGGGTTGTGATCGAACATCCTTTGCATATGGAAGATCTGATCGTAACCATCATCGGCAGCGACACCAACACCATGTACAACATCTGGAACCGCCAACAATCGGCCGTCGTACCGACGGTGATGAGCGGCACGATCAACGACTTCAACAACGTCGCCCCCAACGGCACCTGGCGTCTGCTGGTGCAGAACCAGGGCCACAACCCCGGCGGCAGGATCATGGAGTTCACGCTGAAAATCTTTTTTTACCAATAGAAATAGCCTACCGTCCCCTTGTTGCCGCCGCAGACCAACTGCCCCTGGCCCATGGTAATCACCTTGACGATTTTCCCGTAGATCGCGCACTTGTAAAAGTCGCTCATGGGCTACTTCCAGATTTTTAAGAGATTTTCATTTTAGCCACTGAATTGATTTTCCTAGTTGTATCTTTTATATTTCTTACTTCGCACTTTCCAGTCTCCATTCTAGCTGAGCCCGAGAACGGAGGGAACCGCCCGAAGTTCCTCAAACGATTGTTTTCGCCGGGGATCGGTGTATAATAAAAAAAAACGATGAAACCATACTCCCGTATTTCTCTCTATCTGCTGGCTGCAGCCGGGATGCTGAATTTTTTCTCGCCCTCTTTTCCGGCCTGGCCCTTTGCCCGCCTGCTTCCCTGGATCGTTTGCCTGACCGCCGCGTTTTTCGTTCTGGCTTTTGAGGCCTGGCGGTGCCGTGCATCAATCCTCCGGTACTTCCGCGACCGGCGACGCGCGGCTGGAATGGCCCTGGTGGCGGTGCTCGCCGTTCTGGTGCTGCGCCTGTTCATGCCACTGTTCCCGCTGGCCATGCTCGATGCCGACACCGAGGAGCCGGTCGAGGTCGCCCGGCGCATTGCCAGCGATGGCGCCCGGCCGGTCTATATCTTCAACCAGTTCTATCAGGGTGTCGCCGTCTCCTACCTATACGTCGCCGCCGCCGAGCTGACAGGAAAACTGCACACCTCCGTACAACTGGTCAACATCCTGCTAATCGCCGCCGGTGTCTTCTTTCTGGCCCTGTTCTGGCGACGTCTGGGTGGTGATTGGCTCGTCTGGATTCTGCTCGCCGCCTCGCTGTTCGAAAGTATGCAGTTGCTGGCGACTGTCACCGTCCGCGGATTCGCCCTTGTGTTCTGCCTGCTGGCTTACCTCA is drawn from Candidatus Aminicenantes bacterium and contains these coding sequences:
- a CDS encoding PEGA domain-containing protein encodes the protein MRTSKNTAALTILLFVLALVAGAYPALNAQTAQGADDTTKLVREADEAYQNGNFKLAIEKYQQAMRLIGEKKELAQTKQELFQTMTSLALTYFTIQENAKAEKQLEDLIQINPNQELDPEFYPPKFVEIFRAVQRNFLGRLVVDSVPAGAEVTVNNNKSGRTLLTLEKMLKGKYSLKLELKGFNAADREIIVQAAMDNRESFQLEALPPVVEKKAEPAPAEAKKKKKLSPWIIAGGAAIVAMAIVLLTRKKTVVQPVLQSLSFNNAASVPIDLILPTYIPLQVSGVPAKIEKIDFRVVIEHPLHMEDLIVTIIGSDTNTMYNIWNRQQSAVVPTVMSGTINDFNNVAPNGTWRLLVQNQGHNPGGRIMEFTLKIFFYQ
- a CDS encoding desulfoferrodoxin FeS4 iron-binding domain-containing protein, which encodes MSDFYKCAIYGKIVKVITMGQGQLVCGGNKGTVGYFYW